A single genomic interval of Streptomyces sp. 1222.5 harbors:
- a CDS encoding ABC transporter substrate-binding protein — MRILMTLLVLAVVGVGGWQLLPSQENKNKTITVGTTDAVTALDPAGAYDAGSWALFSNVFQTLLTFEPGGVEPVPDAAQSCAFRGSGLKTYRCTLREGISFPSGRAMTAEDVKFSFDRVKKINSDVGPASLFSTLGSVTADGARTVTFHLSSPDATFPLKVATGAGSIVDKEKYPARALRTGDSVDGTGPYTLTGYAKDQRADLAPNTRYQGYLDGTGRPIALRYYADSKKLDGAWKARQVDVATRTLSPDVLADLNPSDPRMRVTESDSAETRNLYLNTRAGSPLHDARVRRAMAWLVNREELAATVYEGTVDPLYSLIPTGITGHTTAFFDGYPKQSTKKARALLTQAGVTLPVRFTFGYGIGRGAGKEEAASLKKQLETGGLFKVDVKGYEWTDFQKSWAAGKMDAWAVGWVADYPDPDTFGAALVGTGSTMATGYSNKVVDHLILDSQQFADRSRAANDFRDIQTDVAEDVPLIPLWQRKEYVVSTEDVGGGQYLDDGTGVFRLWRLSWI, encoded by the coding sequence ATGCGGATTCTCATGACGCTGCTCGTGCTCGCGGTCGTGGGAGTGGGTGGCTGGCAACTGCTGCCGTCGCAGGAGAACAAGAACAAGACCATCACCGTCGGGACGACGGACGCCGTCACGGCGCTCGACCCGGCCGGTGCCTACGACGCCGGTTCCTGGGCGTTGTTCAGCAATGTCTTCCAGACGCTGCTGACCTTCGAGCCCGGCGGGGTCGAGCCGGTACCGGACGCGGCGCAGAGCTGCGCGTTCCGGGGCAGCGGGCTGAAGACGTACCGGTGCACCCTGCGCGAGGGGATCAGCTTCCCGAGCGGGCGCGCGATGACGGCCGAGGACGTGAAGTTCTCCTTCGACCGGGTGAAGAAGATCAACTCGGACGTCGGACCGGCGTCCCTGTTCTCCACGCTCGGTTCGGTGACCGCCGACGGCGCGCGGACCGTCACCTTCCACCTGTCGTCCCCGGACGCCACGTTCCCGCTGAAGGTCGCCACCGGTGCCGGCTCGATCGTGGACAAGGAGAAGTACCCGGCGCGCGCCCTGCGCACCGGCGACTCGGTCGACGGCACGGGCCCGTACACGCTGACCGGATACGCCAAGGACCAGCGGGCCGACCTCGCGCCGAACACGCGCTACCAGGGCTACCTCGACGGCACAGGCCGCCCGATCGCGCTGCGCTACTACGCCGACTCCAAGAAGCTGGACGGCGCCTGGAAGGCCCGGCAGGTCGACGTCGCCACCCGGACGCTGTCACCGGACGTGCTCGCGGACCTGAACCCGAGCGACCCCAGAATGCGGGTCACCGAGTCGGACAGCGCCGAGACCCGCAACCTGTACCTCAACACCCGCGCAGGCTCCCCGCTGCACGACGCGCGGGTGCGCCGCGCGATGGCCTGGCTGGTCAACCGCGAGGAACTGGCGGCGACGGTCTACGAGGGCACCGTCGACCCGCTGTACTCGCTGATCCCGACCGGCATCACCGGCCACACCACGGCGTTCTTCGACGGCTACCCGAAGCAGAGCACCAAGAAGGCGCGCGCGCTGCTCACCCAGGCCGGGGTCACCCTGCCGGTGCGGTTCACCTTCGGCTACGGCATCGGGCGCGGCGCCGGCAAGGAGGAGGCCGCCTCGCTGAAGAAGCAGCTGGAGACGGGCGGCCTGTTCAAGGTGGACGTCAAGGGTTACGAGTGGACCGACTTCCAGAAGAGCTGGGCCGCGGGGAAGATGGACGCGTGGGCGGTCGGCTGGGTGGCCGACTATCCCGACCCGGACACCTTCGGCGCCGCGCTCGTCGGCACCGGCTCCACGATGGCCACCGGGTACAGCAACAAGGTGGTCGACCATCTCATCCTGGACAGCCAGCAGTTCGCCGACCGCAGCCGGGCCGCGAACGACTTCCGTGACATCCAGACCGACGTGGCCGAGGACGTGCCGCTGATCCCGCTCTGGCAGCGCAAGGAGTACGTGGTCAGCACCGAGGACGTCGGCGGTGGGCAGTACCTGGACGACGGCACGGGCGTGTTCCGGCTCTGGCGTCTGTCGTGGATCTGA
- a CDS encoding metallophosphoesterase encodes MVVVFALVALAVLAVVAVLHWYVWRRLVRDTTRGPGPARRAGTAVFVAGPVLMVAALVAERSGAPFGFQRALAWPGFLWLALALYLLLAVVAGEAVRPLLRRFPARRPRAAAPVPEPETVPAGEPADGPGPGAPAPANGPGPDAPEQAGAPGATRRLFVSRVVAGAAVTTAVATVGLGTHGVLRGPRVKRVTVPLARLPRAAHGFRIAVASDIHLGPVLGRSFAQRVVDTVNATQPDLIAVVGDLVDGSVKDLGPAAAPLAGLTARHGAYFVTGNHEYFSGAEQWVEEVRTLGLHPLENARAELPHFDLAGVNDVQGESEGQGPDFDRALDGRDPARACVLLAHQPVQIHEAVRHGVDLQLSGHTHGGQLWPGSLIAAAANPTVAGLDRYGDTQLYVSRGAGAWGPPTRVGAPSDVTVIELAAARS; translated from the coding sequence ATGGTCGTCGTCTTCGCGCTCGTCGCCCTGGCCGTCCTGGCCGTCGTGGCGGTCCTGCACTGGTACGTGTGGCGGCGTCTGGTCCGCGACACCACGCGCGGCCCGGGCCCGGCCCGCCGCGCCGGCACGGCGGTGTTCGTCGCCGGCCCGGTTCTGATGGTCGCCGCCCTGGTCGCGGAGCGCTCCGGCGCGCCGTTCGGGTTCCAACGCGCCCTGGCCTGGCCCGGATTCCTGTGGCTGGCCCTCGCCCTGTACCTGCTGCTGGCGGTGGTGGCGGGCGAGGCCGTGCGACCCCTGCTGCGCCGGTTCCCGGCCCGGCGGCCCCGCGCCGCCGCCCCCGTACCGGAACCCGAGACCGTACCGGCGGGGGAGCCGGCGGACGGTCCGGGACCCGGCGCGCCGGCCCCTGCGAACGGACCCGGCCCCGACGCGCCGGAGCAGGCCGGGGCGCCCGGTGCCACCCGCCGCCTCTTCGTCTCCCGGGTCGTCGCCGGCGCCGCCGTCACCACCGCCGTCGCGACCGTCGGCCTCGGCACCCACGGGGTGCTGCGCGGCCCCCGGGTGAAGCGGGTCACCGTGCCGCTGGCCAGACTCCCGCGGGCCGCGCACGGCTTCCGGATCGCGGTCGCCAGCGATATCCACCTCGGCCCCGTCCTGGGCCGGAGCTTCGCGCAGCGGGTCGTCGACACGGTGAACGCGACCCAGCCGGACCTGATCGCGGTCGTCGGCGACCTGGTGGACGGCAGCGTCAAGGACCTCGGCCCGGCCGCCGCCCCCCTCGCCGGGCTCACCGCACGGCACGGCGCGTACTTCGTCACCGGCAACCACGAGTACTTCTCCGGTGCCGAGCAGTGGGTCGAGGAGGTCCGCACCCTCGGCCTGCACCCGCTGGAGAACGCCCGCGCCGAGCTGCCCCACTTCGACCTGGCCGGCGTGAACGACGTGCAGGGCGAGAGCGAGGGGCAGGGGCCGGACTTCGACAGGGCTCTCGACGGCCGGGACCCGGCACGCGCGTGCGTGCTGCTCGCCCACCAGCCGGTGCAGATCCACGAGGCGGTCCGGCACGGCGTCGACCTCCAGCTCTCCGGCCACACCCACGGCGGCCAGCTCTGGCCCGGCAGCCTGATCGCGGCCGCCGCCAACCCGACCGTCGCCGGACTCGACCGCTACGGCGACACCCAGCTGTACGTCAGCCGGGGCGCGGGCGCCTGGGGACCGCCCACCCGGGTGGGGGCGCCGTCGGACGTCACGGTGATCGAACTGGCCGCCGCACGCTCCTGA
- a CDS encoding SCO4848 family membrane protein: MKLSRPVSWFLLAFGVWSWVIWVTFVKNLVKDGSGLAFDDGHPTAYFWVHLLLAVVSFVLGTVVGVIGLRGLRALRRTS, from the coding sequence ATGAAGCTCAGCCGCCCGGTCTCCTGGTTCCTGCTCGCCTTCGGGGTGTGGAGCTGGGTCATCTGGGTCACTTTCGTCAAGAACCTGGTCAAGGACGGCAGCGGACTCGCCTTCGACGACGGTCACCCGACCGCGTACTTCTGGGTGCACCTGCTGCTGGCGGTCGTCTCCTTCGTATTGGGGACGGTCGTCGGGGTCATCGGGTTGCGCGGACTGCGCGCACTGCGCCGGACGTCATAG
- a CDS encoding D-alanyl-D-alanine carboxypeptidase family protein, with the protein MFAPQKTGRRSLLVTSATVLTLSVTAPAALAAPTPSTSPSAKPPAGMSTVGGARLGMAGTQVDLAPGVPVLPKDLTARSWIVSDAESGEVLAAHNAHWRLPPASTLKMLFADTVLPRFPKGTRHKVVPSDLAGMGIGSSVVGIKEGRSYTVHDLWLGVFLRSGNDAVHVLSAMNGGVRQTVEDMQDHAEQLQALDTHVVSPDGYDAPEQVSSAYDLTLFARSGLQKKDFRDYCSTVRAPFGSSEIQNTNRLLSGDTDVPVYQGIAGVKNGNTTHAGATFTGVAERGGKVLLVTVMNPEKHEHNEVYKETAKLFDWGFQAAGKVTPVGVLVPPKSAAQSTAPPSGGPSTGEAAAGTGGSGSKPVASATAGTGSGVGTALAVAGGLLVLLGGGAFLVNRRWPLPDLMRRRTRP; encoded by the coding sequence GTGTTCGCTCCCCAGAAGACCGGCCGGCGATCGCTGCTGGTCACCTCCGCCACTGTGCTGACCCTGTCCGTCACCGCACCCGCGGCGCTCGCGGCCCCGACCCCGTCGACGAGTCCGTCGGCCAAGCCCCCGGCCGGGATGTCCACCGTCGGCGGTGCCCGGCTCGGCATGGCCGGCACCCAGGTCGACCTCGCGCCGGGCGTGCCCGTGCTGCCCAAGGACCTGACCGCCCGTTCGTGGATCGTCTCCGACGCGGAGTCGGGCGAGGTGCTCGCCGCGCACAACGCGCACTGGCGGCTGCCCCCGGCGAGCACGCTGAAGATGCTGTTCGCGGACACCGTGCTGCCCCGGTTCCCCAAGGGCACCCGGCACAAGGTGGTGCCGTCGGACCTCGCGGGCATGGGCATCGGCTCCAGCGTGGTCGGGATAAAGGAGGGCAGGAGCTACACCGTCCACGATCTGTGGCTCGGGGTCTTCCTGCGCTCGGGCAACGACGCCGTGCACGTGCTGTCGGCGATGAACGGCGGGGTCCGGCAGACCGTCGAGGACATGCAGGACCACGCCGAGCAGTTGCAGGCCCTGGACACGCACGTGGTCTCCCCCGACGGCTACGACGCCCCGGAGCAGGTGTCGTCGGCGTACGACCTGACGCTGTTCGCCCGTTCCGGGCTGCAGAAGAAGGACTTCCGCGACTACTGCTCGACGGTGCGGGCGCCGTTCGGGTCGTCCGAGATCCAGAACACCAACCGGCTGCTGAGCGGCGACACCGACGTGCCCGTCTACCAGGGCATCGCGGGCGTGAAGAACGGCAACACCACCCATGCGGGCGCCACCTTCACCGGCGTCGCCGAACGGGGCGGCAAGGTGCTGCTCGTCACGGTGATGAACCCGGAGAAGCACGAGCACAACGAGGTCTACAAGGAGACCGCGAAGCTGTTCGACTGGGGCTTCCAGGCGGCAGGCAAGGTCACTCCGGTGGGCGTGCTGGTGCCGCCGAAGAGCGCCGCGCAGTCCACCGCGCCGCCGAGCGGGGGGCCCTCCACCGGGGAGGCGGCCGCGGGGACCGGCGGGTCGGGCTCGAAGCCGGTGGCGAGCGCCACCGCCGGGACCGGTTCGGGGGTCGGCACGGCGCTGGCCGTCGCGGGCGGGCTGCTGGTACTCCTCGGAGGCGGGGCGTTCCTGGTCAACCGCCGATGGCCGCTGCCGGACCTGATGCGCCGTCGGACCCGTCCCTGA
- a CDS encoding YihY/virulence factor BrkB family protein: MDWLKRLPGIGPLVTRLMTTHAWRSYERLDRVKWTRLAAAMTFVSFVALFPLLTVAAAITAATLSPSGQKTVENRIADQFPGLSQQLDIGALVDNAGTVGVIAGAVLLFTGIGWVGQTRDCLRAVWELPDREENPLVTKAKDAGILLGLGGALLVTLATSALASAAVGLVSRQLGLQEHGWGSLLLQVTAFAVAALADFLVLLYVLTLLPGVEPRRRRLLVAAMLGAIGFELLKLLISGYIQGVAAKSMYGAFGVPVALLLWINFTAKLVLFCASWTATPSKETGLRDGSDGASGPAAAIGG, translated from the coding sequence ATGGACTGGCTGAAGAGACTGCCCGGCATCGGGCCGCTCGTCACACGGCTGATGACGACGCACGCGTGGCGGAGCTACGAGCGGCTCGACCGGGTGAAATGGACCCGGCTGGCCGCCGCCATGACGTTCGTCAGCTTCGTCGCCCTGTTCCCGCTGCTGACCGTGGCCGCCGCGATCACCGCCGCCACGCTCAGCCCGTCCGGTCAGAAGACCGTCGAGAACCGGATCGCCGACCAGTTCCCCGGCCTCTCCCAGCAGCTGGACATCGGCGCGCTGGTGGACAACGCCGGCACGGTCGGCGTCATCGCGGGCGCCGTGCTGCTGTTCACCGGCATCGGCTGGGTCGGGCAGACGCGGGACTGCCTGCGCGCGGTGTGGGAGCTGCCCGACCGCGAGGAGAACCCGCTCGTCACCAAGGCCAAGGACGCCGGCATCCTCCTCGGCCTCGGCGGCGCCCTGCTGGTCACACTCGCCACGTCCGCCCTCGCCTCGGCGGCGGTCGGCCTCGTGTCCCGGCAGCTCGGCCTCCAGGAGCACGGCTGGGGCAGCCTGCTGCTCCAGGTCACCGCGTTCGCAGTCGCCGCGCTCGCGGACTTCCTCGTCCTGCTCTACGTCCTCACCCTGCTGCCCGGGGTCGAGCCGCGGCGCCGTCGCCTGCTGGTGGCCGCGATGCTCGGCGCGATCGGCTTCGAACTGCTGAAGCTGCTGATCAGCGGGTACATCCAGGGGGTCGCCGCGAAGAGCATGTACGGCGCGTTCGGCGTCCCGGTGGCGCTGCTGCTGTGGATCAACTTCACCGCGAAACTCGTCCTGTTCTGCGCCTCCTGGACGGCGACGCCGAGCAAGGAGACCGGTCTCAGGGACGGGTCCGACGGCGCATCAGGTCCGGCAGCGGCCATCGGCGGTTGA
- a CDS encoding FAD-binding oxidoreductase, with product MSGDTVPVTGWGRTAPTVARVIRPRTYEEAAAAVRNCGTRGAVARGLGRAHGDAAQNAGGAVLDMTGLDRIHVVDAAEGIVLCDAGISLRRLTEVLLPLGWLPPVTPGTRYVTVGGAIGADIHGRNQHVSGSFCRHVLSLELLTADGEVRTVRPGTPLFEATTGGLGLTGVVLTATFRLLPVETAYLTVRTERAAGLDDLLARMTTGDHRHRYSAAWIDLLARGTATGRAVLGRADHTPLDALGRHTRAWRQPLSSRPRRLPAPSSLVPDGLLGRTTAGLLNELRYRAAPRARTGRIQHMSAFFHPLDGVPHRNRLYGRGGFVQYQFVVGHGREEVLHRVVRRIAAHRCPSLLAVLQRFGDGDPGWLSFPVPGWSLALDVPAALPGLAPLLDGLDEEIAAAGGRVCLAKDSRLRPELLAAMYPRVGDFRALRAELDPRGVFVSDLARRLDLQTPRS from the coding sequence ATGTCTGGAGACACCGTTCCCGTCACCGGCTGGGGCCGCACCGCCCCCACCGTCGCCCGTGTGATCCGCCCGCGCACCTACGAGGAGGCCGCGGCGGCCGTTCGGAACTGCGGGACGCGGGGCGCCGTCGCACGGGGTCTCGGACGGGCCCACGGGGACGCGGCGCAGAACGCAGGCGGCGCCGTCCTCGACATGACCGGCCTGGACCGCATCCACGTGGTCGACGCCGCCGAGGGCATCGTGCTGTGCGACGCCGGGATCTCCCTGCGGCGGCTGACCGAGGTGCTGCTCCCGCTCGGCTGGCTCCCGCCGGTCACCCCGGGCACCCGGTACGTGACCGTGGGCGGCGCGATCGGCGCCGACATCCACGGCCGCAACCAGCACGTCTCCGGCTCCTTCTGCCGCCATGTGCTGTCCCTGGAGCTGCTGACCGCCGACGGCGAGGTCCGCACGGTACGCCCCGGCACCCCGCTGTTCGAGGCGACCACCGGCGGCCTCGGCCTGACCGGAGTCGTCCTGACGGCCACCTTCCGGCTGCTCCCGGTCGAGACGGCGTACCTGACGGTCCGCACCGAACGCGCCGCCGGCCTCGACGACCTGCTGGCCCGGATGACCACCGGCGACCACCGCCACCGCTACTCGGCCGCCTGGATCGACCTGCTGGCCCGGGGCACGGCCACCGGACGCGCGGTCCTCGGCCGCGCCGACCACACCCCGCTCGACGCCCTCGGCAGGCACACGCGCGCGTGGCGGCAGCCGCTGTCCTCCCGCCCGCGCCGTCTCCCGGCCCCCTCCTCCCTCGTCCCGGACGGCCTGCTCGGCCGCACCACGGCGGGGCTCCTCAACGAGCTCCGCTACCGCGCGGCGCCCCGCGCGCGCACCGGCCGGATCCAGCACATGTCCGCGTTCTTCCACCCCCTGGACGGCGTGCCCCACCGCAACCGCCTCTACGGCCGCGGGGGGTTCGTGCAGTACCAGTTCGTCGTCGGCCACGGCCGGGAGGAGGTGCTGCACCGCGTCGTGCGGCGCATCGCCGCCCACCGCTGCCCGTCCCTCCTCGCCGTCCTCCAGCGCTTCGGGGACGGCGACCCCGGCTGGCTCTCCTTCCCGGTGCCCGGCTGGAGCCTCGCCCTGGACGTGCCGGCCGCGCTGCCCGGACTCGCCCCGCTGCTCGACGGCCTCGACGAGGAGATCGCCGCGGCAGGCGGGCGGGTCTGCCTCGCCAAGGACTCCCGGCTGCGCCCCGAGCTGCTGGCCGCCATGTACCCGCGCGTGGGCGACTTCCGGGCCCTGCGCGCGGAGCTCGACCCCCGCGGGGTCTTCGTCTCGGACCTCGCCCGCCGACTCGACCTCCAGACCCCTAGGAGCTGA
- a CDS encoding decaprenylphospho-beta-D-erythro-pentofuranosid-2-ulose 2-reductase: protein MKDAFGLPQSLLVLGGTSEIGLATARRLIARRTRTVWLAGRPSPALEQAAGSLRALGADARTVAFDALDPGSHETVLGKVFAEGDVDLVLFAFGVSGDQAEDERDPLRAVRVAQTNYTGAVSAGLVAARALQAQGHGSLVVLSSVAGERARRADFIYGSSKAGLDAFAQGLGDALHGTGAHVMVVRPGEVRTGTVAGRSGSPLSTTPEAVAAAIELGLRRRSETVWVPGVLRPVMSALRHAPRSLFRRLPL, encoded by the coding sequence GTGAAGGACGCCTTCGGTCTTCCCCAGTCCCTGCTCGTCCTCGGCGGCACGTCCGAGATCGGGCTGGCCACGGCACGCCGGCTGATCGCCCGGCGCACCCGCACGGTGTGGCTGGCCGGCCGTCCCTCGCCCGCCCTGGAGCAGGCCGCCGGGAGTCTGCGCGCGCTCGGCGCGGACGCCCGCACGGTCGCCTTCGACGCCCTCGATCCCGGGTCCCACGAGACCGTCCTCGGCAAGGTCTTCGCCGAGGGCGACGTCGACCTGGTGCTGTTCGCCTTCGGCGTCTCCGGCGACCAGGCCGAGGACGAGCGCGATCCGCTGCGCGCGGTCCGGGTCGCCCAGACCAACTACACCGGGGCGGTGTCGGCGGGCCTGGTCGCCGCCCGTGCCCTCCAGGCGCAGGGGCACGGCTCCCTGGTGGTCCTGTCCTCCGTCGCAGGCGAGCGGGCCCGCCGCGCCGACTTCATCTACGGCTCCAGCAAGGCCGGCCTCGACGCCTTCGCCCAGGGCCTCGGCGACGCCCTGCACGGCACCGGCGCGCACGTCATGGTCGTACGCCCCGGAGAGGTCCGGACGGGAACGGTGGCCGGGCGGTCCGGGAGCCCGCTGTCGACCACGCCGGAGGCGGTCGCCGCCGCGATCGAGCTGGGGCTGCGCCGCCGCTCGGAGACGGTGTGGGTGCCGGGGGTCCTGCGCCCGGTGATGTCGGCCCTGCGGCACGCCCCGCGTTCGCTGTTCCGCCGGCTGCCGCTGTAG
- a CDS encoding 2'-5' RNA ligase family protein: protein MGTVTIGVSIAVPEPHGSLLQERRAGFGDAAAHGIPTHVTLLPPTEVDATGLPAVDAHLAAVAAAGRPFPMRLSGTGTFRPLSPVVYVRIVQGAEDCTWLQQRVRDASGPVARELQFPYHPHVTVAHGIDDAAMDRAFEELAGFEAEWPCTGFALYEQGADGVWRKLREYVFGSSVVPPQAGHADVGRGTIASR, encoded by the coding sequence GTGGGGACCGTAACGATCGGAGTGTCGATCGCGGTCCCGGAGCCTCACGGCAGCCTGCTCCAGGAGCGGCGCGCGGGCTTCGGCGACGCCGCTGCTCACGGCATCCCCACGCACGTCACGCTGCTGCCGCCGACCGAGGTCGACGCGACCGGTCTGCCGGCCGTCGACGCCCACCTCGCGGCGGTCGCCGCGGCCGGCCGGCCGTTCCCGATGCGGCTGTCCGGCACGGGCACGTTCCGGCCCCTCTCCCCGGTCGTCTACGTCCGGATCGTCCAGGGCGCCGAGGACTGCACCTGGCTTCAGCAGCGGGTGCGCGACGCCTCCGGGCCCGTCGCGCGCGAGCTGCAGTTCCCGTACCACCCGCACGTCACGGTCGCGCACGGCATCGACGACGCGGCGATGGACCGCGCCTTCGAGGAACTGGCGGGCTTCGAGGCCGAGTGGCCCTGCACCGGGTTCGCGCTCTACGAGCAGGGCGCCGACGGGGTGTGGCGCAAGCTGCGGGAGTACGTCTTCGGCAGTTCCGTGGTGCCCCCGCAGGCGGGCCACGCGGACGTCGGACGCGGGACGATCGCCAGCCGCTAG
- the trpS gene encoding tryptophan--tRNA ligase: protein MATDRPRVLSGIQPTAGSFHLGNYLGAVRQWVALQETHDAFYMVVDLHAITVPQDPAQLRANTRLAAAQLLAAGLDPDRCTLFVQSHVPEHAQLAWVMNCLTGFGEASRMTQFKDKSAKQGADRASVGLFTYPILQVADILLYQANEVPVGEDQRQHIELTRDLAERFNGRFGQSFTVPKPYILKETAKIYDLQDPSIKMSKSASTPKGLINLLDEPKATAKKVKSAVTDTDTVIRYDAEHKPGVSNLLTIYSTLTGRTIAELEQDYEGKMYGALKTDLAEVMVEFVTPFRERTQQYLDDAETLDSILAKGAEKARAVAAETLAQAYERVGFLPAKH from the coding sequence ATGGCCACTGACCGACCCCGCGTGCTCTCCGGAATCCAGCCCACCGCAGGCTCGTTCCACCTCGGCAACTACCTCGGCGCCGTCCGCCAGTGGGTGGCCCTGCAGGAGACCCACGACGCGTTCTACATGGTCGTAGACCTGCACGCGATCACGGTTCCCCAGGACCCGGCCCAGCTGCGCGCCAACACCCGGCTCGCCGCCGCCCAGCTGCTGGCCGCCGGCCTCGACCCGGACCGCTGCACCCTCTTCGTGCAGAGCCATGTCCCCGAGCACGCCCAGCTCGCCTGGGTCATGAACTGCCTCACCGGCTTCGGCGAGGCCTCCCGCATGACCCAGTTCAAGGACAAGTCCGCCAAGCAGGGCGCCGACCGGGCCTCCGTCGGCCTGTTCACGTACCCGATCCTCCAGGTCGCGGACATCCTGCTGTACCAGGCCAACGAGGTGCCGGTCGGCGAGGACCAGCGCCAGCACATCGAGCTGACCCGCGACCTCGCCGAGCGGTTCAACGGCCGCTTCGGCCAGAGCTTCACCGTCCCGAAGCCGTACATCCTCAAGGAGACGGCGAAGATCTACGACCTTCAGGACCCGTCGATCAAGATGAGCAAGTCGGCGTCCACGCCGAAGGGCCTCATCAACCTCCTCGACGAGCCGAAGGCGACGGCGAAGAAGGTCAAGAGCGCGGTCACGGACACGGACACCGTGATCCGCTACGACGCCGAGCACAAGCCGGGCGTGTCGAACCTCCTCACCATCTACTCCACGCTCACCGGCCGGACGATCGCCGAGCTGGAACAGGACTACGAGGGCAAGATGTACGGCGCGCTCAAGACGGACCTCGCCGAGGTCATGGTCGAGTTCGTGACGCCGTTCCGCGAGCGCACCCAGCAGTACCTGGACGACGCCGAGACCCTCGACTCGATCCTCGCCAAGGGCGCGGAGAAGGCCCGCGCGGTCGCCGCGGAGACCCTGGCGCAGGCGTACGAGCGGGTGGGCTTCCTTCCGGCGAAGCACTGA
- a CDS encoding glycine hydroxymethyltransferase: MPEQHLSTESTAFRAALDVVRAVEPRVADAIGQEVADQRAMLKLIASENYASPATLLAMGNWFSDKYAEGTVGRRFYAGCRNVDTVEALAAEHARELFGARHAYVQPHSGIDANLVAFWAVLADRVEVPFLAKAGVRQVNDLSEADWAELRRAFGNQRMLGMSLDAGGHLTHGFRPNISGKMFDQRSYGTDPATGLIDYEALRAQAREFKPLIIVAGYSAYPRLVNFRIMREIADEVGATLMVDMAHFAGLVAGKVLIGDFDPVPHAQIVTTTTHKSLRGPRGGMVLCDDSLKDQVDRGCPMVLGGPLPHVMAAKAVALAEARQPAFQDYAQRIVDNSRALAQGLMRRGATLVTGGTDNHLNLIDVTTSYGLTGRQAEAALLDSGIVTNRNAIPADPNGAWYTSGIRIGTPALTTRGLGTAEMDEVAGLIDRVLTTTEPGTTSKGAPSKAQHVLDPKVSDEISRRATDLVAGFPLYPEIDLA; this comes from the coding sequence ATGCCAGAGCAGCATCTCTCCACCGAGTCCACCGCCTTCCGCGCCGCTCTCGACGTCGTCCGCGCCGTCGAGCCGCGGGTCGCCGACGCCATCGGCCAGGAGGTCGCCGACCAGCGCGCGATGCTCAAGCTCATCGCCTCCGAGAACTACGCCTCCCCGGCGACCCTCCTCGCGATGGGCAACTGGTTCAGCGACAAGTACGCCGAGGGCACCGTCGGCCGCCGCTTCTACGCCGGCTGCCGCAACGTCGACACCGTGGAGGCCCTGGCCGCCGAGCACGCCCGCGAGCTCTTCGGCGCCCGGCACGCCTACGTCCAGCCGCACTCCGGCATCGACGCCAACCTCGTCGCCTTCTGGGCCGTCCTCGCCGACCGGGTCGAGGTGCCCTTCCTGGCGAAGGCCGGCGTCCGCCAGGTCAACGACCTGAGCGAGGCCGACTGGGCCGAACTGCGCCGGGCCTTCGGCAACCAGCGCATGCTCGGCATGTCCCTGGACGCCGGCGGCCACCTCACCCACGGCTTCCGCCCGAACATCTCCGGCAAGATGTTCGACCAGCGCTCCTACGGCACGGACCCGGCCACCGGCCTCATCGACTACGAGGCCCTGCGCGCCCAGGCCCGCGAGTTCAAGCCGCTGATCATCGTCGCCGGCTACTCCGCCTACCCGAGGCTCGTGAACTTCCGGATCATGCGCGAGATCGCCGACGAGGTCGGGGCGACCCTGATGGTCGACATGGCCCACTTCGCGGGTCTCGTCGCCGGCAAGGTCCTCATCGGCGACTTCGACCCGGTCCCGCACGCCCAGATCGTCACCACCACCACCCACAAGTCGTTGCGCGGCCCGCGCGGCGGCATGGTCCTGTGCGACGACTCCCTCAAGGACCAGGTCGACCGCGGCTGCCCGATGGTGCTCGGCGGTCCGCTCCCGCACGTCATGGCCGCCAAGGCGGTCGCGCTCGCCGAGGCCCGGCAGCCCGCCTTCCAGGACTACGCCCAGCGCATCGTCGACAACTCCCGCGCCCTGGCGCAGGGCCTCATGCGGCGCGGCGCCACCCTGGTGACCGGCGGCACGGACAACCACCTCAACCTCATCGACGTCACCACCTCCTACGGCCTCACCGGCCGTCAGGCCGAGGCCGCCCTCCTGGACTCGGGCATCGTCACCAACCGCAACGCCATCCCCGCCGACCCCAACGGCGCCTGGTACACCTCCGGCATCCGCATCGGCACCCCCGCCCTGACCACCCGTGGTCTCGGCACCGCGGAGATGGACGAGGTCGCCGGTCTCATCGACCGCGTCCTCACCACCACCGAGCCGGGCACCACCAGCAAGGGCGCCCCCTCCAAGGCCCAGCACGTCCTCGACCCCAAGGTCTCGGACGAGATCTCCCGCCGGGCGACCGACCTCGTGGCCGGCTTCCCGCTCTACCCGGAGATCGACCTCGCCTGA